Within Halarsenatibacter silvermanii, the genomic segment CCACTATTAAAACTGCTGTGCCGGCTATCAGATAAATAGCCTGATACCCCCAGAAATTGAGCAGCAATCTGTTTATGGTCACTCCAGTTCCTCCGCCCACAAACATGTTGAAAGAGGCCAGGGACATCACCGTTCCGCGCTGCCGGGGCATCTGTTTTTGGGCTGTGACCAGTATAGTGGATTGTAAAGTGACGAAAGCCAGCCCAAAACCGATAAGGGCCGGGACCGCGAAAACCAGGCCGGGCCAGAAGCCCAGGGGCAGCCAGGAGATAATACCTACAAGACCAGCCAGTATTAAAAGCTTAGGTCCCAGCAGCTGGCGCATGTTTCCTACATTGCGGCCGCCTGTGAAGGCTGCCAGACCAAAAAGAGTCAATATTAGTCCTACCACCAGTATATTATAACCGGTCATTTCCACGAAAAAATCTCCCAGATAGGTGAAACTGCCGAACACGGCAAAACCTATCAGAAAAAGCAGCGCAACTGTCTTGAGTAACATAGGACGCTTAAAAGCATTGCTGTAGGCCCGGCGAAAGCTGAGTTTTTCGGCTGTTCCTTCATCAAACTGCAGCGATTTGAGGATTATTACAACTATGACCAGTTCCGCAACTCCATAGGTTAGATAAACAAGCCGCCAGGAACCAATAAATGACAGGCCGCCACCTATAGCTGTGGCTGCTGCCGCTCCCAGAAAGAAACTGCCCATCATCTGGCCGATGGCATTCATCACAGCCCGGGGCTTATTAAAAATATCCCCTATGTAGGAGACTGACACCGGCAGTATGGCAGCGGCAAACCCTCCGTTTATAGCTCTGACAGCCAGCAGGGAAGGGAAATTGAAAGCCAGCGCCCCCAGGCTGCTGAAAATCGCCGTGCCGAAGGAGGCTATCGTGATAATTCTCAGTTTGCCATACCTGTCTCCCAGCGGTCCGAAAATAAAGGTAAAAAGTCCAAAAGGGATCATATAGGCCACTACCACCATGGCTGCTGTGCCGATCTCCAGGCCAAAATCCTGAGCAATATCTACCAGCATGGGTGAAGCAGCATAATTATCCCCCATCACCCAAAAACCCATGGCTCCTAACAGCAATACCGCCGTTTTTGCGTCATTTTTTCCTGACATGTTCCAGTTGAATCCTCCCTCCATCGATACAATAATCCGGATGTGCTGGATATTAAAGACGTGCACAGATAAATCTATCCGCTGCCTATCAGAAAACTTTTATTTAGTTATTTTCTTAATCAAATTGTAGTATACTTAATTAGATTTGTCAAATGATCGCTCTTTTAGTGAGGCCGGCCTCAATACATGATGGATCTTCTTTTTATCAGCTGGTAAATAGGTGTGTCAAAAACATTATTTAGATGTGCTGTAAGATATAAAGCTGCGTTCACAATGAAATTTTTCCCCGGCATAAGTTTAGTTTTCGGCCAAAAAATTGCGCTTCCTTCGCAAAAGCT encodes:
- a CDS encoding MFS transporter; its protein translation is MSGKNDAKTAVLLLGAMGFWVMGDNYAASPMLVDIAQDFGLEIGTAAMVVVAYMIPFGLFTFIFGPLGDRYGKLRIITIASFGTAIFSSLGALAFNFPSLLAVRAINGGFAAAILPVSVSYIGDIFNKPRAVMNAIGQMMGSFFLGAAAATAIGGGLSFIGSWRLVYLTYGVAELVIVVIILKSLQFDEGTAEKLSFRRAYSNAFKRPMLLKTVALLFLIGFAVFGSFTYLGDFFVEMTGYNILVVGLILTLFGLAAFTGGRNVGNMRQLLGPKLLILAGLVGIISWLPLGFWPGLVFAVPALIGFGLAFVTLQSTILVTAQKQMPRQRGTVMSLASFNMFVGGGTGVTINRLLLNFWGYQAIYLIAGTAVLIVGFLIYLVINTLPAD